The Brachybacterium huguangmaarense genome contains a region encoding:
- the hrpB gene encoding ATP-dependent helicase HrpB, whose product MPAHRFDLDALGRGLVVAEARARLEEAAATGAMVVTAPPGTGKTTLVPPLVANLVPGRTLLTQPRRVAVRAAARRIAHLDGGEVGGAVGLTVRGERHVGPGTRLEVVTPGVLLRRLLTDPGLDGVDAVVLDEVHERSLDVDLLLGMLAEVRTLREDLQVTAMSATLDADAVARVLGGGTPAPIVDVPSGLHPLDIRYAAPPVARLDERGVTRAFLDHLARTTAAAHAAAGDVDALVFVPGAREVDETVRRLRALTDVDVLALHGRLGAREQDRATGGRRPGEGPRIVVSTALAESSLTVPGVRLVIDAGLAREVRRDRARGMTGLVTVSASRASVEQRSGRAARQGPGTAVRAYSETDLARMRAAAPPEIASADLTDATLALACWGTPRAEGLALLTPLPPDAVSDAEQVLRALGLLDAEGRATEAGRRVSTLPVGVREASALVAGTRELGSPTVPAEVIAALSDDHRAEGADLSSLVGALRRGSAPGAERWRREVRRLERIAREAAGGGAGAPPTAAARALPAELRTGLLVALARPDRIARRTAEHARTYLLASGTRAALPEGSPLLGRPWLAIAEVQRAEGRAADGTGAVIRSAAPIDDETALRVGAHQLREERTARLDGGRVSARLVRRLGAIVLADTPVRAEAADMGPALAAHVREHGLGAVTWDGAADALRRRLALLHRELGEPWPAMDDGTLLERLETWLGPRLAAMRPSDRLDRLDVAGALRTLLPWPEAARLDQLVPERLGVPSGRTARIDYPEVGDPAGRPRVEVKLQECFGLAETPRLVDGRVPVVFSLLSPARRPLAITDDLRSFWSGPYREVRKEMRGRYPRHPWPEDPWSAPATARTTSRRP is encoded by the coding sequence ATGCCCGCTCACCGCTTCGACCTCGACGCCCTGGGGCGCGGTCTCGTCGTCGCCGAGGCCCGCGCTCGGCTCGAGGAGGCCGCGGCCACGGGCGCGATGGTGGTCACCGCCCCGCCGGGCACGGGCAAGACGACCCTGGTGCCGCCGCTCGTCGCGAACCTCGTGCCCGGGCGCACGCTCCTGACCCAGCCCCGCCGGGTGGCCGTGCGCGCCGCGGCCCGGCGCATCGCCCACCTCGACGGCGGCGAGGTGGGCGGTGCCGTGGGACTGACCGTGCGCGGGGAGCGCCACGTCGGCCCCGGCACCCGGCTCGAGGTGGTGACGCCGGGCGTGCTGCTGCGCCGCCTGCTCACCGACCCCGGCCTCGACGGCGTGGACGCCGTCGTGCTCGACGAGGTGCATGAGCGCTCCCTCGACGTCGACCTGCTGCTGGGCATGCTCGCCGAGGTGCGCACCCTGCGCGAGGACCTGCAGGTCACCGCGATGTCGGCGACGCTCGACGCGGACGCCGTCGCGCGCGTGCTCGGCGGCGGCACACCCGCCCCGATCGTGGACGTGCCCTCGGGTCTGCACCCCCTCGACATCCGCTACGCCGCCCCGCCGGTCGCGCGTCTCGACGAGCGCGGCGTGACCCGCGCCTTCCTCGACCACCTGGCCCGCACGACCGCCGCGGCGCACGCCGCGGCCGGGGACGTCGACGCGCTCGTCTTCGTGCCCGGCGCGCGCGAGGTGGACGAGACCGTGCGGCGCCTGCGCGCCCTCACCGACGTCGACGTGCTGGCCCTCCACGGGCGTCTGGGCGCGCGCGAGCAGGATCGCGCGACGGGCGGGCGCCGCCCGGGCGAGGGCCCGCGGATCGTGGTCTCGACGGCCCTCGCGGAGAGCTCGCTGACCGTGCCCGGCGTGCGCCTCGTGATCGATGCCGGGCTCGCGCGCGAGGTGCGGCGCGACCGCGCCCGCGGCATGACGGGCCTGGTCACCGTGAGCGCCTCGCGCGCGAGCGTCGAGCAGCGCAGCGGCCGCGCCGCCCGCCAGGGGCCCGGCACGGCCGTGCGCGCCTACTCCGAGACCGACCTCGCCCGCATGCGGGCCGCGGCGCCGCCCGAGATCGCCTCGGCCGACCTGACCGACGCGACCCTCGCGCTCGCCTGCTGGGGCACGCCGCGCGCCGAGGGCCTCGCCCTGCTGACCCCTCTCCCTCCGGACGCCGTGTCCGACGCCGAGCAGGTGCTGCGCGCCCTCGGGCTCCTCGACGCCGAGGGCCGCGCGACCGAGGCCGGGCGCCGCGTCTCGACGCTGCCCGTGGGGGTGCGCGAGGCGAGCGCCCTCGTGGCCGGGACCCGCGAGCTGGGATCGCCCACGGTCCCGGCCGAGGTGATCGCGGCCCTGTCCGACGACCACCGGGCCGAGGGCGCCGACCTGTCGTCCCTCGTCGGCGCCCTGCGCCGCGGAAGCGCCCCGGGGGCCGAGCGGTGGCGCCGCGAGGTGCGGCGCCTCGAACGGATCGCCCGTGAGGCGGCCGGCGGCGGGGCCGGCGCCCCTCCCACCGCCGCGGCCCGGGCCCTCCCCGCCGAGCTGCGCACGGGCCTTCTCGTCGCCCTCGCCCGGCCGGACCGGATCGCGCGGCGCACCGCCGAGCACGCACGCACCTATCTGCTGGCCTCGGGCACCCGCGCGGCGCTGCCCGAGGGCTCCCCGCTGCTCGGCCGGCCCTGGCTCGCGATCGCCGAGGTCCAGCGCGCCGAGGGCCGCGCGGCCGACGGCACGGGCGCCGTGATCCGCAGCGCCGCCCCGATCGACGACGAGACCGCGCTGCGGGTGGGCGCGCACCAGCTGCGCGAGGAGCGCACGGCGCGCCTCGACGGCGGCCGCGTGAGCGCACGCCTCGTGCGGCGGCTCGGGGCGATCGTGCTGGCCGACACCCCGGTCCGCGCCGAGGCGGCCGACATGGGCCCGGCGCTCGCCGCGCACGTGCGTGAGCACGGGCTCGGCGCCGTGACCTGGGACGGAGCGGCCGACGCGCTCCGCCGTCGGCTCGCCCTGCTGCACCGGGAGCTCGGGGAGCCGTGGCCGGCGATGGACGACGGGACGCTGCTGGAGCGCCTCGAGACGTGGCTCGGCCCGCGGCTGGCCGCGATGCGGCCGAGCGACCGCCTGGATCGCCTCGACGTGGCCGGTGCCCTGCGGACGCTGCTCCCCTGGCCCGAGGCCGCCCGGCTCGACCAGCTCGTGCCCGAGCGGCTCGGCGTCCCGTCGGGGCGCACGGCCCGGATCGACTATCCGGAGGTCGGGGACCCCGCGGGCCGCCCGCGTGTGGAGGTCAAGCTCCAGGAGTGCTTCGGGCTCGCGGAGACCCCGCGCCTCGTGGACGGGCGCGTGCCGGTCGTGTTCTCGCTCCTGTCCCCCGCACGGCGCCCCCTCGCGATCACCGACGACCTGCGCTCGTTCTGGAGCGGCCCCTATCGCGAGGTGCGCAAGGAGATGCGCGGCCGCTACCCGCGCCACCCCTGGCCCGAGGACCCGTGGTCGGCACCGGCGACGGCGCGCACGACGTCACGACGGCCATGA
- a CDS encoding WXG100 family type VII secretion target gives MFLGCDVEALHARARTMTRTAAWIEHRAATIEATLGAARWEGDDAEAFGADAASRLVAPLRRLAAAWREHARALAAHADEQDAVSTGEGRAPGGRLLDRLVLGPSPHETDPVSETLDRLAPLDPGPSRGFFGDALGQEQGRRAERLWNEVTQHAAEHSSGTARRKASLLGAVEALVVDDANRRLGIYEATQGARDGDLFRVADGGVSYGLAGADEVANALKFTPAAPIGWLSAQVTGRANGAWARARGAALDDEDAGGSPSRYLMQAPARIDADVLEPLADRVGGPVGDGLRTLGAYPATSLSVVEHEIDRAGARVAEGIERSPVLRPLHELPRRWAEAPRHGAERLRRTR, from the coding sequence ATGTTCCTGGGATGCGATGTCGAGGCGCTGCACGCCCGGGCGCGCACGATGACCCGGACGGCCGCGTGGATCGAGCACCGGGCCGCCACGATCGAGGCGACGCTCGGCGCCGCGCGGTGGGAGGGGGACGACGCCGAGGCCTTCGGTGCGGACGCCGCGTCCCGTCTCGTCGCTCCCCTCCGCCGTCTCGCCGCCGCCTGGCGGGAGCACGCGCGGGCGCTCGCGGCGCACGCCGACGAGCAGGACGCGGTCTCGACGGGCGAGGGTCGGGCGCCGGGCGGGCGGCTGCTCGACCGCCTCGTGCTCGGGCCCTCCCCGCACGAGACGGACCCCGTCTCGGAGACCCTGGACCGGCTGGCGCCGCTCGATCCCGGGCCGTCGCGGGGCTTTTTCGGCGACGCGCTCGGACAGGAGCAGGGGCGGCGCGCGGAGCGGCTCTGGAACGAGGTCACCCAGCATGCGGCCGAGCACAGCTCGGGCACGGCGCGTCGGAAGGCGAGCCTGCTCGGTGCGGTCGAGGCGCTCGTCGTGGACGACGCCAACCGTCGCCTGGGCATCTACGAGGCGACGCAGGGTGCGCGGGACGGCGACCTCTTCCGCGTGGCCGACGGCGGCGTCAGCTACGGCCTCGCGGGAGCGGACGAGGTGGCCAACGCCCTCAAGTTCACGCCGGCCGCCCCGATCGGATGGCTGTCCGCGCAGGTCACCGGGCGTGCGAACGGCGCCTGGGCACGCGCGCGGGGCGCCGCACTCGACGACGAGGACGCGGGCGGCTCCCCCTCGCGATACCTGATGCAGGCCCCCGCCCGGATCGACGCCGACGTGCTCGAGCCGCTCGCCGACCGCGTCGGCGGCCCGGTCGGCGACGGCCTCCGGACGCTCGGGGCCTACCCCGCCACGAGCCTGTCCGTCGTCGAGCACGAGATCGACCGGGCGGGCGCCCGTGTGGCCGAGGGGATCGAGAGATCGCCGGTCCTGCGCCCCCTGCACGAGCTGCCGCGGCGCTGGGCCGAGGCCCCGCGCCATGGCGCCGAGAGGCTCAGGCGGACGCGCTGA
- a CDS encoding bile acid:sodium symporter family protein translates to MSSPGSTSSSTSPGTAASAARVKEDRSARVAVTIFPLLVFAAAAIGFFFSGPASSLGPAVNPLLGVIMFGMGLTLTLSDFALVARRPVPVLIGVVAQYLIMPLIGLGVATLLQLPPALAAGVILVGCAPGGTASNVVSYLAKADTALSVAMTSVSTLLAPLLTPVLTLWLAGQYMPVEGGSMAMSIVKIVLLPVIGGLVIRLLLSRLVDRILPVLPWISVLAISFVVAAVVGKSADQVAAAGALVLVAVILHNGLGYALGYGFARLLRQPVRSARTVSIEVGMQNSGLAAGLAAQYFSPAAALPGAVFSIWHNLSGAILAALYRRSDARRAAAAQAEATEVSASA, encoded by the coding sequence ATGTCCTCCCCTGGCTCCACCTCCTCGTCCACCTCCCCCGGCACCGCGGCATCGGCTGCGCGCGTCAAGGAGGATCGGTCGGCCCGCGTGGCCGTGACGATCTTCCCGCTGCTCGTGTTCGCCGCCGCCGCGATCGGCTTCTTCTTCTCCGGGCCCGCGTCCTCGCTCGGCCCCGCCGTGAACCCGCTGCTCGGCGTGATCATGTTCGGCATGGGGCTGACCCTCACCCTGTCCGACTTCGCGCTCGTGGCCCGCCGGCCAGTCCCCGTGCTGATCGGGGTCGTCGCCCAGTACCTGATCATGCCGCTCATCGGCCTGGGCGTCGCCACCCTTCTGCAGCTGCCGCCGGCGCTCGCCGCGGGCGTGATCCTCGTGGGCTGCGCCCCGGGCGGCACCGCCTCGAACGTCGTGTCGTACCTCGCCAAGGCCGACACCGCGCTGTCGGTCGCGATGACGAGCGTCTCGACGCTGCTCGCGCCGCTGCTGACCCCCGTGCTCACCCTGTGGCTCGCGGGCCAGTACATGCCCGTCGAGGGCGGCTCGATGGCGATGTCGATCGTGAAGATCGTGCTGCTGCCCGTGATCGGCGGCCTCGTGATCCGCCTGCTGCTGTCGCGCCTGGTCGACCGGATCCTGCCGGTGCTGCCGTGGATCTCGGTGCTCGCGATCTCGTTCGTCGTCGCCGCGGTCGTCGGCAAGAGCGCCGACCAGGTGGCCGCCGCGGGTGCGCTCGTGCTCGTCGCGGTGATCCTCCACAACGGTCTCGGCTACGCGCTCGGCTACGGCTTCGCGCGTCTGCTGCGCCAGCCCGTGCGCTCGGCCCGCACTGTCTCGATCGAGGTGGGCATGCAGAACTCGGGCCTCGCCGCCGGACTCGCAGCGCAGTACTTCTCCCCCGCCGCGGCCCTGCCGGGCGCGGTGTTCTCGATCTGGCACAACCTGTCCGGTGCGATCCTCGCCGCGCTCTACCGGCGCAGCGACGCGCGCCGGGCGGCCGCCGCGCAGGCCGAGGCGACGGAGGTCAGCGCGTCCGCCTGA
- a CDS encoding glutamate--cysteine ligase family protein: MGREVGRTEYTRSQRTRYRRELRRNLDIFETFLDHAEFRTEGTIGVELEMNLVDDAEQPALTSTAVLEALDDPDYVHEIGAFNLETNLPVTSPPGAGLRGLEDELERRMRRAEDAARTRGGHIVAIGHLPTLTEELLDHPSWRAPGARYEALDTTILYARGEQIQLTIEGEGGGLDVQFDSVAAEAACTSMQLHLQVPPEQFAAAWNAAQSIAGPQVALGANSPFLMGRRLWHETRIPTFTQAIDTRPPELAAQGVRPRVWFGERWITSMFDLFEENVHYFPALIPESREMAEEPLLTEGAAPRLHELMLHNGTVWRWNRPIYDPGTDLPHLRLENRLLPSGPTPIDMAANAAFFYGIVRFLVDERRPLWSRQSFASARETFETCARRGLEARVRWPRLGTVPVSDLLTDQLIPRAMQGLHDLGADDDVVARYESVLMGRAASRRSGARWQIDTVAAFERGGMSRTEALTAMTRAYRERMWSLSPVHEWPVG; this comes from the coding sequence ATGGGACGCGAGGTCGGACGCACCGAGTACACGCGCAGCCAGCGCACCCGGTACCGCCGCGAGCTGCGGCGCAACCTGGACATCTTCGAGACCTTCCTCGACCACGCGGAGTTCCGCACTGAGGGCACGATCGGCGTCGAGCTCGAGATGAACCTCGTCGACGACGCCGAGCAGCCGGCGCTCACCTCGACCGCCGTGCTCGAGGCCCTCGACGACCCGGACTACGTGCACGAGATCGGCGCCTTCAACCTCGAGACGAACCTGCCCGTGACCTCCCCGCCGGGGGCCGGGCTGCGCGGTCTCGAGGACGAGCTCGAGCGCCGCATGCGGCGGGCGGAGGACGCCGCCCGCACCCGCGGCGGCCACATCGTCGCGATCGGGCACCTGCCCACCCTCACCGAGGAGCTGCTCGACCATCCGTCGTGGCGCGCTCCCGGGGCCCGCTACGAGGCCCTCGACACGACGATCCTCTATGCGCGCGGCGAGCAGATCCAGCTGACCATCGAGGGCGAGGGCGGCGGCCTCGACGTGCAGTTCGACTCGGTCGCCGCCGAGGCCGCGTGCACCTCGATGCAGCTGCATCTGCAGGTGCCGCCGGAGCAGTTCGCGGCCGCCTGGAACGCCGCCCAGTCGATCGCGGGGCCGCAGGTGGCGCTCGGCGCCAACTCGCCGTTCCTGATGGGCCGGCGGCTGTGGCACGAGACCCGCATCCCCACCTTCACCCAGGCGATCGACACCCGGCCGCCCGAGCTCGCGGCCCAGGGCGTGCGCCCCCGCGTGTGGTTCGGCGAACGCTGGATCACCTCGATGTTCGACCTGTTCGAGGAGAACGTGCACTACTTCCCCGCGCTCATCCCCGAGTCGCGGGAGATGGCCGAGGAGCCGCTGCTCACCGAGGGCGCCGCGCCCCGCCTGCACGAGCTGATGCTGCACAACGGGACGGTGTGGCGATGGAACCGCCCGATCTACGATCCCGGCACCGACCTGCCGCACCTGCGGCTCGAGAACCGCCTGCTGCCGAGCGGTCCGACGCCGATCGACATGGCCGCCAACGCCGCGTTCTTCTACGGCATCGTGCGCTTCCTCGTCGACGAGCGGCGGCCGCTGTGGTCACGCCAGTCGTTCGCGAGCGCCCGCGAGACCTTCGAGACGTGCGCGCGGCGCGGCCTCGAGGCACGCGTGCGCTGGCCCCGTCTGGGCACCGTGCCGGTCTCGGACCTGCTCACCGACCAGCTGATCCCGCGGGCCATGCAGGGTCTGCATGATCTGGGGGCCGACGACGACGTGGTCGCGCGCTACGAGTCCGTGCTCATGGGCCGGGCCGCCTCGCGTCGCAGCGGGGCGCGCTGGCAGATCGACACGGTCGCCGCCTTCGAGCGCGGGGGCATGAGCCGGACCGAGGCGCTCACGGCGATGACCCGGGCGTATCGCGAGCGCATGTGGTCGCTGAGCCCCGTGCACGAGTGGCCCGTCGGCTGA
- a CDS encoding nucleotidyltransferase family protein has product MPAPTPASAPPTQAVILARGLGTRMRRPDDAAGLDPAQAAIAATGVKAMIDVGRPFLDYVISALADAGITDVCLVIGPEHDVLREYAAATSGGRTRVTTVVQEQPRGTADAVAAAREVAPGERVVVLNSDNYYPAEALRRLVAAPGSALLGFDRRALVERSNIPADRIRAFALIETDEHGRLTRLLEKPSDDEVAAVGEDAPVSMNAWMFTPAIFDACGRVEPSPRGELEIVDAVVLVRAGGEEFTVVPVEAGVLDMSSRGDVGAVRDALAGIEVRP; this is encoded by the coding sequence GTGCCAGCGCCGACCCCCGCCTCCGCCCCTCCCACCCAGGCCGTGATCCTCGCGCGCGGACTCGGGACCCGGATGCGCCGCCCCGACGACGCCGCGGGCCTCGACCCCGCCCAGGCCGCGATCGCCGCGACCGGCGTCAAGGCGATGATCGACGTCGGGCGGCCGTTCCTCGACTACGTCATCTCGGCCCTCGCCGACGCGGGCATCACCGACGTGTGCCTCGTGATCGGCCCCGAGCACGACGTGCTGCGCGAGTACGCCGCCGCCACGAGCGGCGGGCGCACGCGCGTCACGACCGTCGTCCAGGAGCAGCCGCGCGGCACCGCCGACGCCGTCGCCGCCGCCCGCGAGGTCGCCCCGGGCGAGCGGGTGGTCGTGCTGAACTCCGACAACTACTACCCGGCCGAGGCCCTGCGCCGCCTGGTCGCGGCCCCCGGCAGCGCCCTGCTCGGCTTCGACCGGCGCGCCCTCGTCGAGCGCTCCAACATCCCCGCCGACCGCATCCGCGCCTTCGCCCTCATCGAGACCGACGAGCACGGCCGCCTGACGCGCCTCCTCGAGAAGCCGAGCGACGACGAGGTCGCCGCCGTCGGCGAGGACGCGCCGGTGTCGATGAACGCGTGGATGTTCACCCCCGCGATCTTCGACGCGTGCGGACGCGTCGAGCCCTCGCCCCGCGGCGAGCTCGAGATCGTCGACGCCGTCGTGCTCGTGCGTGCGGGCGGCGAGGAGTTCACCGTCGTGCCCGTCGAGGCCGGTGTCCTGGACATGTCCTCGCGCGGCGACGTGGGCGCCGTGCGTGACGCCCTCGCGGGCATCGAGGTGCGTCCGTGA
- a CDS encoding GHMP family kinase ATP-binding protein — protein sequence MTAPALPVRRHDEVAWFVPGRIEVLGKHTDYAGGRSLLAAVDRGHTVRGRARDDARVRVTSSLAHETVDLALPGARGTGAAEAAPAGHWSTYVRTVVDRLDANFPGMLRGADLTVDSDLPLAAGMSSSSALVVSLALALMDLAGITHDERLRAVAPDRERLAEYLGCVENGQTYGALAGHRGVGTFGGSEDHTAMLCGGEGELRQYAFCPVRLEDAVPFPATAALVVAVSGVQAEKTGAAKDRYNRISRSAREMLGRWNAATGRDDASLGDTVRSSPEATARLRALVADDPALVARLDQFVLESEVIIPEAARALAGGDLLEFGRLVDLSQHQAETALGNQVPETVALQSLAREHGAHAASAFGAGFGGSVWAMVEADGADDFAREWVDAYALAHPGVGDAATWLVTRPGAPAHRV from the coding sequence GTGACGGCCCCCGCGCTGCCCGTCCGTCGCCACGACGAGGTCGCCTGGTTCGTGCCGGGCCGCATCGAGGTGCTCGGCAAGCACACCGACTACGCGGGGGGTCGCTCGCTGCTCGCGGCCGTGGACCGCGGCCACACCGTGCGCGGTCGCGCCCGCGACGACGCCCGGGTGCGCGTCACCTCGAGCCTCGCGCACGAGACGGTCGACCTCGCCCTCCCCGGCGCGCGCGGGACCGGCGCCGCCGAGGCGGCGCCCGCCGGCCACTGGTCGACCTACGTGCGGACCGTCGTGGACCGGCTCGACGCGAACTTCCCCGGCATGCTGCGCGGCGCCGACCTGACGGTGGACTCCGACCTCCCGCTCGCCGCCGGCATGTCGAGCTCCTCGGCCCTCGTCGTGTCCCTCGCGCTGGCCCTCATGGACCTCGCCGGGATCACGCACGACGAGCGCCTGCGCGCCGTGGCACCGGACCGCGAGCGGCTCGCCGAGTACCTGGGCTGCGTCGAGAACGGCCAGACCTACGGCGCCCTCGCCGGTCATCGCGGCGTGGGCACCTTCGGCGGCAGCGAGGACCACACCGCGATGCTGTGCGGGGGCGAGGGCGAGCTGCGCCAGTACGCCTTCTGCCCCGTCCGTCTCGAGGACGCCGTGCCGTTCCCCGCGACCGCGGCGCTCGTCGTCGCGGTCTCGGGCGTGCAGGCCGAGAAGACGGGCGCCGCCAAGGACCGCTACAACCGCATCTCCCGCTCGGCGCGCGAGATGCTCGGACGCTGGAACGCCGCCACCGGGCGCGACGACGCGAGCCTCGGAGACACGGTGCGCTCCTCGCCCGAGGCGACCGCCCGCCTGCGCGCCCTGGTCGCGGACGACCCGGCCCTCGTGGCCCGCCTCGACCAGTTCGTGCTCGAGTCCGAGGTCATCATCCCGGAGGCGGCGCGCGCGCTCGCGGGCGGCGACCTGCTCGAGTTCGGCCGCCTCGTCGACCTCTCCCAGCACCAGGCCGAGACCGCCCTGGGCAACCAGGTGCCCGAGACCGTCGCGCTGCAGTCACTGGCCCGCGAGCACGGCGCCCATGCCGCGAGCGCCTTCGGGGCCGGCTTCGGCGGGAGCGTGTGGGCGATGGTCGAGGCCGACGGCGCCGACGACTTCGCGCGCGAGTGGGTCGACGCCTACGCGCTCGCCCATCCCGGCGTCGGCGACGCGGCGACCTGGCTCGTGACCCGACCGGGGGCGCCCGCGCATCGCGTATGA
- a CDS encoding aminotransferase class IV has protein sequence MTAVPAPSPVLVLVPGVAGTSAPGEEPFVLADPAAPQLLVTDLGIVRGEGAFETIGVFDGRPMALAEHLARLQRTADMEDMGALDLGVLERAVHAAIAAHEAVGEMLVRIFVTPGPEAGAPGAARPTAWIHAKASPDYSAPRRGIRVVALDRGIPTTAPATSPWLLAGAKSLSYAVNMAGLREAERRGAQDVLFVSSEGYALEGPTSTLLVRRGDTFTTTPVEAGVLPGTSLGTVFAALRAEGCVCTEELLTPAQIVAADGAWLIASGRLAAPITHLDDVPLTVDHALSERLSDLISGRA, from the coding sequence ATGACCGCCGTTCCCGCTCCGAGCCCCGTGCTCGTCCTCGTGCCGGGGGTCGCCGGCACCAGCGCCCCGGGCGAGGAGCCCTTCGTCCTGGCCGACCCCGCCGCCCCGCAGCTGCTCGTGACCGACCTCGGGATCGTGCGCGGCGAGGGGGCCTTCGAGACCATCGGCGTGTTCGACGGGCGGCCCATGGCCCTCGCCGAGCACCTCGCGCGGCTCCAGCGCACGGCCGACATGGAGGACATGGGCGCCCTCGACCTGGGCGTGCTCGAACGCGCCGTGCACGCCGCGATCGCGGCCCACGAGGCGGTCGGCGAGATGCTCGTGCGGATCTTCGTGACCCCGGGCCCCGAGGCGGGCGCCCCGGGCGCCGCGCGGCCCACCGCCTGGATCCACGCCAAGGCCTCGCCCGACTACTCCGCGCCGCGCCGCGGCATCCGCGTGGTCGCGCTCGACCGGGGGATCCCGACGACGGCCCCCGCGACGAGCCCGTGGCTGCTCGCGGGCGCGAAGTCCCTCAGCTACGCCGTCAACATGGCCGGTCTGCGCGAGGCCGAGCGCCGGGGCGCCCAGGACGTCCTGTTCGTCTCCTCCGAGGGCTACGCGCTCGAGGGGCCCACCTCGACGCTGCTCGTGCGCCGCGGCGACACCTTCACGACGACCCCCGTGGAGGCGGGCGTGCTCCCCGGCACGAGCCTCGGCACGGTCTTCGCCGCCCTGCGGGCCGAGGGCTGCGTCTGCACCGAGGAGCTGCTGACGCCCGCGCAGATCGTCGCCGCGGACGGCGCGTGGCTGATCGCGAGCGGCCGTCTCGCCGCCCCGATCACGCACCTCGACGACGTGCCGCTCACGGTCGACCACGCCCTGTCCGAGCGCCTGAGCGACCTCATCTCCGGTCGCGCCTGA